The following are from one region of the Paenibacillus protaetiae genome:
- a CDS encoding DNA polymerase IV encodes MNAFYCSVHEAEEPGKYKNKPTAVGGDAEQRRGVIVTCSYAARAKGVRTGMTVREALKTCPELILIKTDFKLYRSYSERFMAIARQYTPLVQQMSIDECYLDITGSGLFGTPVEIAQTIQRRIQSECALPCSIGIGPNKLLAKMASDMKKPNGLTILRIRDMPRLMWDKPCDVLFGVGKKTAEKLNRLQVKTISQLAAADAEFLRRHFGVMGQWLKDAANGRDYSPVNPEEEASKSIGHMTTLPADVTEKEEAARILLELSDRTGRRLRAQHLVTGTVQITIRKPDMTTIARSRTMEAVTQQTSDIYREALRLLERHWREGDPIRLLGVTLQNLSPAEETAIQLDLFDYEQQPRKDALEAAMDKLRDKFGEKAIHSAGLLPKSGKRVAKAPSEE; translated from the coding sequence ATGAACGCTTTTTATTGTTCGGTGCATGAAGCGGAGGAGCCGGGTAAGTATAAAAATAAACCTACTGCCGTAGGCGGGGATGCCGAGCAGCGGAGAGGCGTAATCGTAACCTGCTCGTATGCCGCCCGGGCAAAAGGCGTGCGAACCGGCATGACAGTACGTGAAGCGTTAAAAACATGCCCGGAGCTTATTTTGATCAAAACCGATTTCAAATTGTACCGCAGCTATTCGGAGCGCTTTATGGCCATTGCCCGCCAATATACGCCGCTAGTCCAGCAAATGTCCATTGATGAATGTTACTTGGACATTACCGGTTCCGGGTTGTTTGGAACGCCGGTGGAAATTGCGCAGACGATCCAGAGGCGGATACAATCGGAATGCGCTTTGCCCTGCTCCATCGGCATAGGACCAAACAAGCTGCTTGCCAAGATGGCTTCGGACATGAAGAAGCCTAACGGGTTAACGATATTGCGTATACGCGACATGCCCAGGCTGATGTGGGATAAGCCTTGTGATGTGCTGTTTGGAGTCGGCAAAAAAACGGCTGAAAAATTAAACCGCCTGCAAGTGAAAACAATCAGCCAGCTGGCTGCCGCCGACGCGGAGTTTTTACGCCGCCATTTTGGCGTCATGGGACAATGGCTGAAGGATGCCGCGAACGGGCGTGATTATTCTCCTGTTAACCCGGAGGAGGAAGCGAGCAAGTCCATCGGCCATATGACAACATTGCCTGCTGATGTTACCGAGAAAGAAGAAGCTGCCCGCATCTTGCTGGAGTTGTCCGACCGTACCGGCCGCCGGCTGCGGGCGCAGCATCTGGTCACGGGAACGGTTCAGATTACGATCCGCAAGCCGGATATGACGACTATAGCGCGTTCGCGCACGATGGAAGCCGTTACGCAGCAAACGTCGGATATTTACCGGGAAGCGCTTCGCCTGCTGGAGCGCCATTGGCGGGAAGGGGATCCGATCCGCCTGCTTGGAGTGACCCTTCAAAATTTATCGCCTGCGGAAGAAACCGCCATTCAGCTGGATTTATTTGATTATGAGCAACAGCCCCGCAAGGATGCGCTTGAGGCGGCAATGGATAAGCTGAGAGATAAATTCGGGGAGAAGGCGATTCATTCAGCCGGACTTCTTCCAAAAAGCGGAAAAAGAGTGGCGAAAGCGCCTAGTGAAGAATAA
- the cimA gene encoding citramalate synthase: MTTSISIFDTTLRDGTQGEGISLSAEDKLKIALKLDALGVHYIEGGNPGSNSKDIEFFQRIKQYNLSAKITAFGSTRRKNSLAEHDTSLLRIAESGVRAATLVGKSWDFHVHTALQTTLEENLSMIYDSIAFLKRNHMEALFDAEHFFDGYKNNPEYALSVLRRAEEAGADWIVLCDTNGGTMPTEIHDIVSVIRRELRTNIGIHTHNDCELAVANSLAAVQAGARQVQGTINGYGERCGNANLCSIIPNLQLKLGYEVLAADQIKTLTGTARYISEIANVHMPVGQAYVGNAAFAHKGGIHVSAIMKDSKTYEHIQPELIGNKQRILVSELAGQSNVISKAQELGLDVNANNEKTKQIIDRIKDLEHQGYQFEGADASMELLLREAFTEMKEAFKVESFKMLVDRDSGFESGPMSSEAIVKLNVDGTYVYTAAEGNGPVNALDNALRKALVQFYPKIEEFHLSDYKVRVLDEKGATAAKVRVLIESAGKNSTWSTVGVSSNVIEASWEALVDSFRYALLHMDKVEPAPVETLERAGLVNQ, encoded by the coding sequence ATGACCACGAGCATTTCCATATTTGATACGACGCTGCGTGACGGCACACAAGGTGAAGGAATCAGCCTGTCGGCAGAAGACAAGTTAAAAATCGCTTTAAAGCTTGATGCTTTGGGCGTCCACTATATTGAAGGCGGAAATCCGGGCAGCAACAGCAAAGATATCGAATTTTTTCAGCGGATTAAGCAATACAACCTGTCCGCCAAAATAACGGCATTCGGCAGCACGAGGCGCAAAAACAGTTTGGCGGAACATGACACAAGCCTGCTTAGAATTGCCGAATCCGGCGTCCGGGCAGCTACCCTTGTAGGCAAGTCGTGGGACTTCCATGTACATACCGCCCTGCAGACGACGCTGGAAGAAAATTTGTCGATGATTTACGACTCTATCGCTTTTCTGAAGCGGAATCATATGGAAGCTCTTTTTGATGCCGAACATTTTTTTGACGGCTATAAAAACAATCCCGAATATGCGTTGTCCGTCCTTCGCCGCGCCGAAGAAGCAGGCGCAGACTGGATCGTCCTGTGCGATACGAACGGCGGGACGATGCCAACCGAAATTCACGACATTGTGTCCGTCATTCGCCGTGAGCTGAGAACAAACATCGGAATTCATACACATAACGATTGCGAACTTGCCGTGGCCAATTCACTGGCAGCCGTTCAAGCGGGAGCCCGCCAGGTACAAGGCACGATTAACGGATACGGGGAACGTTGCGGCAATGCCAACTTATGTTCTATCATCCCGAATTTGCAGCTGAAGCTTGGTTATGAAGTGCTTGCTGCAGACCAGATCAAAACCCTTACGGGCACAGCCCGTTATATAAGCGAAATTGCCAACGTCCATATGCCGGTCGGTCAGGCGTATGTCGGTAATGCTGCATTCGCGCACAAAGGCGGAATCCATGTATCGGCCATCATGAAGGATTCCAAAACCTATGAGCATATCCAGCCGGAGCTGATTGGCAACAAACAGCGCATTCTCGTATCGGAACTTGCCGGGCAAAGCAACGTCATTTCCAAAGCGCAAGAGCTTGGCCTTGACGTCAATGCAAACAATGAGAAAACAAAGCAAATTATTGACCGGATCAAAGATCTTGAGCATCAGGGTTACCAGTTTGAAGGAGCAGACGCTTCCATGGAGCTGCTTCTCCGCGAAGCATTTACCGAGATGAAAGAAGCATTCAAAGTCGAGTCGTTTAAAATGCTCGTTGACCGGGACAGCGGTTTTGAAAGCGGGCCAATGTCATCCGAAGCGATCGTGAAGCTGAATGTGGACGGCACTTATGTGTACACGGCTGCTGAAGGCAACGGGCCGGTCAACGCGCTCGACAATGCGCTCCGGAAGGCGCTTGTCCAATTTTACCCGAAAATCGAAGAGTTCCATCTGTCCGATTACAAGGTGCGCGTTCTGGATGAAAAAGGAGCGACGGCGGCCAAAGTACGCGTGCTGATCGAATCCGCCGGCAAAAACAGCACATGGAGCACCGTTGGCGTTTCCAGTAACGTCATCGAAGCCAGCTGGGAAGCGCTTGTCGACAGCTTCCGGTATGCACTGCTTCATATGGACAAAGTGGAACCGGCGCCGGTTGAAACATTGGAACGGGCCGGCCTCGTAAACCAGTAA
- a CDS encoding TlpA family protein disulfide reductase, with product MNRASGWFTAAFILAALAVYLFVWGDQTQVQAADFKPKAGSSSVAFQLPGLDDQPYTVGGPQDKLTLVNFWASWCGPCELEAPDLQKLHEQYGDALLMYGLNATKYDKERAARQFVQDQKFTFPVLMDRDGKVTDMYKVNTFPTTFLIDRNGVILERINGVITYGEWERLINQYIGENKSG from the coding sequence GTGAATAGAGCTTCAGGATGGTTTACGGCAGCGTTCATTCTCGCAGCGCTTGCAGTTTATTTATTTGTATGGGGCGACCAGACGCAAGTGCAAGCAGCTGACTTTAAGCCAAAAGCAGGCTCGTCATCGGTAGCGTTTCAGCTGCCGGGACTGGATGATCAGCCGTATACGGTTGGCGGACCGCAGGACAAGCTGACGCTTGTCAATTTCTGGGCTTCGTGGTGTGGGCCATGCGAGCTGGAAGCGCCGGATTTGCAAAAGCTGCATGAACAATACGGGGATGCCCTACTGATGTACGGTCTGAATGCAACCAAATATGATAAAGAGCGGGCTGCGCGCCAATTTGTGCAGGATCAAAAGTTTACATTCCCCGTGCTGATGGACCGCGACGGCAAAGTGACAGATATGTACAAGGTAAACACGTTTCCGACCACATTCCTCATTGACCGGAATGGCGTAATCCTTGAGCGGATTAACGGCGTAATTACATACGGGGAGTGGGAGCGGCTCATTAATCAATATATCGGTGAAAATAAAAGTGGTTGA
- a CDS encoding Mov34/MPN/PAD-1 family protein: MDNMTDIRITQDSLHTLTALCLSALPHECCGLLTAPVSSNGQEAAITITGVVPVANIHPQPETGFAFDPAEWVEAYFRITKNRQHIAGMYHSHPSSPPVPSVRDLEGLPQEEASTHWIVSLSNPQRPAVKPYRRNGNQLTAIPLVIA, from the coding sequence ATGGATAATATGACGGATATCCGCATAACACAAGATAGCTTACATACGTTGACAGCCTTATGCTTGTCTGCCCTGCCGCATGAATGCTGCGGATTGCTTACGGCTCCCGTTTCAAGCAACGGACAGGAGGCGGCTATAACCATCACAGGTGTCGTTCCTGTCGCCAATATTCATCCGCAGCCCGAAACCGGGTTTGCATTTGATCCTGCCGAATGGGTTGAAGCGTACTTCCGCATAACAAAAAACCGGCAGCACATTGCCGGCATGTATCATTCGCACCCTTCTTCGCCGCCAGTCCCTTCTGTCCGTGACCTTGAAGGGCTTCCGCAAGAAGAAGCAAGTACACATTGGATTGTTTCCTTATCCAATCCGCAGCGGCCTGCTGTCAAACCCTATCGGCGAAACGGAAATCAACTAACCGCTATCCCGCTAGTGATTGCTTAA
- a CDS encoding 3'-5' exonuclease: protein MKEQPKGVGRMWNLYKMGGFTPAIASMLGSQNAQQMAFIRSVNKGQRKQAVLESRLSELEYVVFDLETTGFYPGNGDEIISFGAVRMIGGRVLEEETFYSLVNPKRLIPRSIVDLTGITNEKAQDAPDLMQVLHDFMEFVGKRMLIAHAAGHDKQFLNAALWKTSRISLNHRVLDTMMVAKWLDPRRDSYALDDLLMANGIPIEGRHHALQDARMTAELWQTYLKLIADKQIFTLGELYAYLSNH from the coding sequence ATGAAAGAACAGCCAAAAGGCGTTGGACGCATGTGGAATTTATATAAAATGGGAGGCTTTACACCGGCGATCGCTTCGATGTTAGGGTCGCAAAATGCCCAGCAGATGGCATTTATTCGTTCTGTAAACAAAGGGCAGCGTAAGCAGGCTGTGTTGGAATCCCGGCTGAGCGAATTGGAATACGTCGTGTTTGATTTGGAAACAACGGGATTTTATCCGGGTAACGGGGATGAAATCATTTCGTTTGGGGCTGTCCGGATGATTGGAGGCCGGGTGCTGGAGGAAGAAACATTCTACAGCCTCGTTAATCCGAAGCGGCTTATTCCCCGTTCCATTGTGGATCTGACGGGCATCACGAACGAGAAAGCCCAGGATGCGCCTGATCTGATGCAGGTTTTGCATGATTTTATGGAATTTGTCGGGAAAAGAATGCTGATCGCCCATGCGGCCGGTCATGATAAGCAGTTTTTGAATGCGGCATTATGGAAAACATCAAGAATCAGCCTGAATCATCGGGTATTGGACACGATGATGGTTGCCAAATGGCTGGATCCCCGCAGGGATAGTTACGCCCTTGACGATTTGCTGATGGCAAACGGCATACCGATTGAAGGGCGGCACCATGCTTTGCAGGATGCTAGAATGACGGCGGAGCTGTGGCAGACGTATTTGAAGCTTATCGCCGATAAGCAAATTTTTACGTTAGGCGAACTTTACGCGTATTTAAGCAATCACTAG
- a CDS encoding putative nucleotidyltransferase substrate binding domain-containing protein — protein sequence MSSDQDSGFVYEQSNDDRDSVKSYFLQFAAIIVNVLKQAGYPPCEGNVLSDQPEWCLDLQEWKAKLGGWFAEPAWESVRYLLIMADGRAVYGEQRLADELKSFYYEQVRLHPPISRRMLDNTMRHKVLLNLFGQLLKEQYGQFAGSLDIKYGAYIPMVNASRLLAIEAGVRETSTLSRLRKLSEIGKLTKEEGAKYEQAFRLFVRLRLMTISVQENGWYANNGKLASSSLTKEMTDELKSGLRIGKKLQRRVYKKIMGSMGRLM from the coding sequence TTGTCGAGCGATCAGGACAGCGGCTTCGTATATGAGCAGTCAAACGATGACCGGGATTCGGTGAAATCATACTTTTTGCAGTTTGCAGCTATTATTGTAAATGTTTTGAAGCAAGCCGGCTATCCGCCTTGTGAAGGGAATGTGCTTAGCGACCAGCCGGAATGGTGTCTCGATTTACAGGAATGGAAAGCCAAGCTGGGCGGGTGGTTTGCAGAACCGGCCTGGGAGTCGGTGCGGTACCTGCTAATTATGGCCGATGGCAGGGCAGTATACGGCGAGCAGAGGCTGGCGGATGAACTGAAATCATTTTATTACGAGCAGGTTCGGCTGCATCCTCCAATTTCAAGAAGAATGCTGGATAATACAATGCGCCATAAAGTGCTGCTTAATTTGTTCGGGCAGCTGTTGAAAGAGCAATACGGGCAATTCGCGGGAAGCTTGGATATTAAATACGGCGCTTATATTCCGATGGTGAATGCCAGCCGTTTGCTTGCGATTGAAGCGGGAGTGCGGGAAACGTCGACCTTGTCGCGTCTTCGCAAATTGTCGGAAATCGGGAAGCTGACGAAGGAGGAAGGCGCCAAATACGAGCAGGCATTTCGTTTATTTGTCCGTCTGCGGCTGATGACCATATCCGTTCAGGAGAACGGCTGGTATGCGAATAACGGGAAGCTGGCCAGCTCCAGCCTGACGAAGGAAATGACGGATGAGCTGAAAAGCGGGCTGCGCATCGGCAAAAAGCTGCAGCGGCGTGTATATAAAAAGATTATGGGGAGTATGGGAAGGCTGATGTAA
- a CDS encoding ammonium transporter codes for MIKKMVLALGLLCILFPTLAFAEDPSGATLNMGLNSLWVMVAFVLVLLMQAGFILLETGSTRMKNAGHVAGKTIFTAGLAALIYWAVGYGISFGGGNSFIGWGDFFYSPPFAAGDGDAYPSSVYWLFQLAFAVVSLSIAWGGFAERAKLSSYLVFTIFFAGLIYPIIAHWIWGGGWLAEDGAQDFAGSTVVHLSGAIAAFAATVLLKPRIGKYNKDGSANEIQGHNQVFTALSVLLLWVGWFGFNAGSTVSVGDGFFGYVGFTTMLGAGAGAVAALLVSWAISGKADITATLNGTLAGLVAITASCAFVDPWAAVVIGAVAGILVVFSAKFFEKVKVDDPIYALSVHGVAGIWGTLANGIFATTELAEKVGIGQGGLIDTGNWKQLWVQFESVVVCGAFVMAASFLVLGVMKLIIGFRVTEEQEIVGLDLSEHGAYGYPEQMKKGQDIQA; via the coding sequence GTGATTAAGAAAATGGTGTTAGCTTTGGGGTTGCTTTGCATTTTATTCCCGACCTTGGCGTTTGCTGAAGACCCGTCGGGCGCTACCTTGAATATGGGGTTGAACTCATTATGGGTGATGGTAGCGTTTGTCCTCGTTTTACTGATGCAAGCCGGTTTTATTTTGCTTGAAACGGGATCGACCCGCATGAAAAATGCTGGCCACGTAGCCGGCAAAACGATTTTTACCGCTGGCCTTGCAGCTTTGATCTATTGGGCAGTAGGTTACGGAATTTCTTTTGGCGGCGGCAACAGCTTTATCGGATGGGGCGACTTCTTCTACAGCCCGCCGTTTGCCGCTGGTGACGGCGACGCGTATCCGTCTTCCGTTTATTGGCTGTTCCAATTGGCATTCGCAGTCGTATCGCTTTCCATCGCATGGGGCGGATTTGCAGAACGTGCCAAATTGTCTTCTTACCTCGTATTTACGATTTTCTTCGCCGGACTTATTTATCCGATTATCGCGCACTGGATTTGGGGCGGCGGCTGGCTGGCTGAAGACGGCGCGCAAGACTTCGCCGGTTCTACAGTCGTTCACTTGTCGGGTGCAATTGCTGCCTTTGCGGCAACGGTATTATTGAAACCGCGGATCGGCAAATACAACAAAGACGGCTCTGCGAATGAAATCCAAGGTCATAACCAAGTATTTACAGCTCTTTCGGTCTTGCTGTTGTGGGTAGGCTGGTTTGGTTTTAACGCTGGTTCGACTGTTTCGGTCGGCGATGGATTTTTTGGCTATGTAGGCTTTACTACGATGCTGGGCGCAGGTGCAGGCGCTGTTGCCGCATTGCTCGTATCGTGGGCAATTTCCGGCAAAGCGGACATTACGGCTACGCTGAACGGCACGCTGGCAGGTTTGGTTGCGATCACCGCATCCTGTGCGTTCGTTGACCCTTGGGCGGCAGTTGTCATCGGTGCAGTTGCAGGGATTCTGGTTGTGTTCAGCGCGAAGTTTTTCGAAAAAGTGAAAGTCGACGATCCGATTTACGCTTTGTCGGTACACGGCGTCGCAGGGATTTGGGGTACGCTTGCTAACGGTATTTTTGCAACAACCGAGCTGGCTGAAAAAGTAGGTATCGGTCAAGGCGGCCTGATTGATACAGGCAACTGGAAACAGTTGTGGGTGCAATTTGAATCGGTTGTCGTGTGCGGCGCATTCGTAATGGCGGCATCGTTCCTTGTTCTTGGCGTGATGAAGCTCATTATCGGCTTCCGTGTAACGGAGGAACAAGAAATTGTAGGTCTCGACCTTAGCGAGCATGGCGCTTACGGCTATCCGGAACAAATGAAAAAAGGCCAAGACATCCAAGCTTAA
- a CDS encoding MerR family transcriptional regulator has translation MKLYRIGELSKLASVSARTIDYYTSLGLIEPMERSTKNYRLYSDETLIRLKRIEQMKKDKFTLDEIKSALSEWDKVSSAEQVTQRMTDLERHLSQLQREVKELEPVLKSLKPKQVNKVYTRLMPQTIACIEALMILLNKNNLM, from the coding sequence ATGAAGCTGTACCGGATCGGAGAGTTGTCCAAGCTGGCGTCGGTAAGTGCCAGGACGATTGATTATTACACTTCGTTAGGCCTAATTGAACCGATGGAACGGTCAACAAAAAATTACCGGCTATATAGTGATGAAACTTTAATTCGGCTCAAACGTATTGAGCAAATGAAAAAAGATAAATTTACATTAGATGAAATCAAATCAGCCTTGTCAGAATGGGATAAAGTATCAAGCGCTGAACAAGTGACGCAAAGGATGACCGATCTGGAGAGGCATTTAAGCCAGCTGCAAAGAGAGGTCAAAGAATTGGAGCCGGTACTGAAATCGTTAAAGCCTAAACAGGTGAACAAGGTTTATACGCGGCTGATGCCCCAAACCATTGCTTGCATCGAAGCGCTTATGATTCTTTTGAACAAAAACAATCTGATGTAA
- a CDS encoding zinc metallopeptidase, with translation MFFHPMDFLIIIAVAISIWAQFRVKGTFNKWSEVRAASGMTGYEAARRMLDANGLHNIPIEPVRGSLSDHYDPIHRVVRLSEPVYYENSISAISVACHEVGHAIQHKAHYPMLVLRHRIFPVVNFASGLAPFLLIAGFLFQAMGLVGLGIIFFSVTVAFQLITLPVEFNASNRARDIMVAEGFISNEEERGVAKVLNAAALTYVAAALISLLELLKYIMIFTSSRDE, from the coding sequence ATGTTTTTCCACCCAATGGATTTCTTAATTATTATCGCAGTCGCAATATCCATATGGGCTCAATTCCGGGTTAAAGGAACGTTCAACAAATGGTCGGAGGTCAGAGCCGCCAGCGGCATGACCGGTTATGAAGCGGCGAGAAGAATGCTGGATGCAAACGGCCTTCACAACATTCCGATCGAGCCGGTCCGCGGCTCGCTGTCCGATCACTACGACCCGATCCATCGCGTTGTACGTCTATCGGAGCCTGTCTATTACGAAAATTCCATATCGGCCATTTCGGTCGCCTGCCACGAAGTAGGCCATGCCATTCAGCATAAAGCACATTACCCGATGCTTGTGCTTCGCCACCGGATCTTCCCGGTCGTGAACTTTGCATCCGGCCTGGCACCGTTTCTGCTGATTGCCGGATTTTTGTTTCAGGCTATGGGCCTCGTTGGACTTGGCATTATCTTCTTTTCGGTTACGGTTGCGTTCCAGCTGATTACGCTTCCTGTCGAATTTAATGCCAGCAACCGCGCCCGCGACATTATGGTCGCAGAAGGTTTCATTTCAAACGAAGAAGAACGGGGCGTTGCCAAAGTGCTTAATGCCGCTGCGCTCACTTATGTAGCTGCTGCTTTAATCTCTTTGCTCGAACTGTTGAAGTACATCATGATATTTACCAGCTCGCGTGATGAATAA
- a CDS encoding DUF5050 domain-containing protein has translation MIKRLAGYAAALSLCMSLLFPGGRTYAAEANVKVTLPSFAVTLNGHTVENQYREYPLLVYRGITYFPMTWYDTRMLGLEAIWSQQSGLQINQQNVTASYAPYKSKQRNAVSYTAKVTATAVTVNGKMINNKQESYPLLSFRNVTYFPLTWRFAHDEFGWDYNWSSTGGLRITSHNQQLQTAALPADAGQNDVALYKGYYYFVETTGVINHVYRSSALQPSKKEEIYSYIIETDVGLQKMIQFQIRGNALWFTYHLGGGIMGSDQYVKISEDGKAKLMHSGYLDFRDTPEGTLLIYQGASAFEGSNLRLLSTADDPETGKSIGEAGINYGVHIKYSFGTALTPDPSTTVMGDDLYILASRQENNINQIHKIDLKTNTTEVIIQSAVSSFRIIGNKLYYTQDEDGALYSSALDGTGKTKMTDHAVSWFDNLDGNLYYTTKKGTNEFELYKADPAAQDPLVWPKPFAEVHAVNGILVCRPGDNDGAVLLNASGSLLVNITDPISNILTSDEGVLLQTSRDSSIELMHETGMSGSLTEQ, from the coding sequence ATGATAAAGCGATTAGCCGGCTATGCGGCAGCATTGTCCTTATGCATGAGCTTGCTGTTCCCCGGCGGACGAACCTACGCCGCAGAAGCAAACGTGAAGGTTACATTGCCTTCGTTTGCCGTTACATTAAACGGCCATACAGTCGAAAATCAGTACCGCGAATATCCGCTGCTTGTTTACCGGGGCATTACTTATTTTCCGATGACATGGTACGATACACGGATGCTTGGATTAGAGGCAATCTGGTCGCAGCAAAGCGGGCTCCAAATTAATCAACAGAATGTGACAGCGTCCTATGCGCCATACAAATCCAAGCAGCGCAATGCGGTTTCTTATACCGCAAAAGTGACGGCCACAGCCGTTACCGTAAACGGCAAGATGATAAACAACAAGCAAGAATCCTACCCGTTGTTAAGCTTCCGGAATGTGACCTACTTCCCGCTTACGTGGCGTTTCGCACATGATGAATTTGGTTGGGACTATAACTGGAGCAGCACGGGCGGACTTCGCATCACTTCCCACAACCAGCAGCTCCAAACAGCGGCGCTCCCTGCCGATGCCGGCCAGAATGACGTTGCCTTGTACAAAGGGTATTATTATTTTGTCGAGACGACAGGCGTCATTAACCATGTGTACCGTTCTTCAGCGCTTCAGCCCTCCAAGAAGGAAGAAATCTATTCATACATCATAGAAACTGATGTCGGCCTGCAAAAGATGATCCAATTTCAAATCCGCGGCAACGCATTGTGGTTCACCTACCATCTTGGAGGAGGGATAATGGGGTCGGATCAATACGTTAAAATTAGCGAAGACGGCAAAGCAAAACTGATGCATTCAGGTTATCTGGACTTTCGCGATACGCCGGAAGGGACGCTCCTTATTTACCAAGGCGCCTCAGCGTTTGAAGGCAGCAACTTGCGATTGCTGTCGACAGCGGATGACCCCGAGACGGGCAAGTCCATTGGAGAGGCCGGAATCAATTATGGCGTGCACATCAAGTACAGCTTTGGCACAGCATTAACGCCTGATCCTTCTACCACTGTAATGGGAGACGATCTGTACATTCTTGCTTCACGCCAGGAAAACAATATTAATCAAATTCATAAAATCGATTTAAAAACGAATACAACCGAGGTTATTATTCAATCCGCAGTCAGCTCGTTCCGTATCATCGGCAACAAGCTGTATTACACGCAAGACGAGGACGGCGCTTTATATTCATCCGCTTTGGATGGAACGGGCAAGACCAAGATGACTGACCATGCCGTGTCCTGGTTTGACAACCTTGACGGGAACTTGTATTACACAACGAAAAAAGGGACAAACGAGTTCGAGCTGTACAAAGCCGATCCGGCCGCGCAGGACCCTCTTGTGTGGCCCAAACCATTTGCAGAAGTTCATGCTGTAAATGGAATTCTAGTGTGCCGGCCTGGCGATAACGACGGCGCTGTCCTGCTGAATGCATCAGGCAGTTTGCTGGTCAACATTACAGATCCGATTTCGAATATTCTTACTTCCGACGAAGGCGTATTGCTCCAGACGTCAAGAGATTCATCCATAGAGCTGATGCATGAAACCGGAATGTCAGGCAGCTTAACTGAACAGTAA
- a CDS encoding LysR family transcriptional regulator, with amino-acid sequence MELRQLYYFVKVAKKEHVTQAAEELHVAQSAVSRQIHQLEEELNVKLFLQKGRNLQLTPVGQLFLKRAEVILADLERAVVEIHEFLDPEKGEIRLGFPHSLGVSVIPQVVASFRKLHPNVKFRFRQGMYPSLIRDMLKGEIDLAFISPFPEQYEALGGEVLLTEELYAVLPPNHPLAYEEAIHLSQLRDEVFVLFSEGYSLRPIVWEACQEAGFTPKIAFEGEETETISGLVAAGMGVSLLPEMALHQYGALHPAKVRLLSPKVTRTIGLIHRSNEKLPLVAKVFHSFLLQYFEEHFKK; translated from the coding sequence ATGGAACTTCGTCAGCTTTATTATTTTGTTAAAGTTGCAAAAAAAGAGCATGTCACGCAGGCGGCGGAAGAGCTGCATGTCGCCCAGTCGGCTGTCAGCAGGCAAATTCATCAGCTGGAAGAAGAACTGAATGTTAAACTGTTTTTGCAAAAAGGAAGAAATTTGCAGCTGACGCCGGTCGGACAGCTTTTTTTGAAACGGGCGGAAGTGATATTGGCTGATTTGGAAAGAGCTGTGGTCGAAATTCATGAGTTTCTGGATCCGGAAAAAGGCGAAATCCGATTAGGCTTTCCGCACAGTCTTGGCGTCTCGGTTATTCCGCAGGTAGTCGCTTCTTTCCGCAAGCTGCATCCGAACGTCAAGTTCAGATTCAGGCAGGGCATGTATCCGTCACTGATCCGCGATATGCTGAAAGGGGAAATTGACCTCGCATTTATATCGCCATTTCCCGAGCAATATGAGGCGCTTGGCGGCGAAGTGCTGCTGACGGAAGAGCTTTATGCGGTATTGCCGCCAAACCACCCGCTCGCTTATGAGGAGGCCATCCATCTGTCCCAGTTGAGGGATGAAGTGTTTGTCTTGTTCAGCGAAGGGTATTCGCTTCGGCCCATTGTGTGGGAGGCGTGCCAAGAGGCTGGATTTACGCCCAAAATCGCATTTGAAGGCGAAGAGACCGAGACGATCAGCGGGCTTGTCGCTGCAGGAATGGGTGTCAGCCTGCTGCCGGAGATGGCGCTTCATCAATACGGCGCGCTCCATCCTGCGAAGGTGCGGCTGTTGTCGCCGAAGGTGACGAGAACAATCGGGCTGATTCACCGTTCCAATGAGAAGCTTCCGCTTGTCGCCAAAGTGTTTCACAGCTTCCTGCTGCAATATTTTGAAGAGCATTTTAAAAAATAA